In the Campylobacter sp. RM6914 genome, one interval contains:
- the ftsA gene encoding cell division protein FtsA: MSTRILGIDVGSFQICAVIAQHDENGIRVIGIGTEKTQGIKKGVITNIELASKSIKNALQEAQRVAGTQYEKVIVSLSGAYTKSVDSSGVVNVPNHEIGIREIERAMQMADHTANIPSEYEKLHVLPYNFKVDGQEHIEDPIGMNGTRLEVQTHIVTVQKSALSNLRKAISSAGIQIDNIVLSGYASAIATLTEDEKELGVVLIDMGGATCNMVIHSGNSIRYNEFLGVGSANITNDLSMALHTPLPKAEEIKINYGALINKSVDLIELPILGDESKTHEVSLDIISNVIYARAEETLMILAKILEDSGYKDLIGAGVVITGGMTKLEGLRDLASAIFDKMPVRIAKPKETEGLYEILREPANSCAIGLCMYGAGEFTSYEIDSEKRMRYHGEIISKPKNSFNKIFEEENVKEDINLRNKTFNPFEVEGVEIIGNEQKALEQRVVKNELANIADISKQDKQPNIFTKFWQRLTQLF; encoded by the coding sequence TTGAGTACTAGAATTTTAGGTATAGATGTCGGCTCGTTTCAGATATGTGCTGTTATAGCTCAGCATGATGAAAACGGAATTCGGGTTATAGGCATAGGCACAGAAAAGACACAAGGTATCAAAAAAGGTGTCATTACAAATATAGAACTTGCATCAAAATCAATAAAAAATGCACTTCAAGAAGCACAAAGAGTAGCCGGCACACAGTATGAAAAAGTTATAGTTTCACTATCTGGTGCATACACTAAAAGCGTAGATAGTAGCGGTGTGGTAAATGTACCAAATCATGAAATAGGCATACGAGAGATAGAAAGAGCCATGCAAATGGCTGACCATACGGCAAATATACCTAGTGAATACGAAAAACTCCATGTCTTGCCTTATAATTTTAAAGTAGACGGACAAGAGCATATTGAAGACCCAATAGGTATGAACGGAACTAGACTTGAAGTTCAAACACATATCGTAACCGTGCAAAAATCAGCACTAAGCAACCTAAGAAAAGCAATCAGCTCTGCAGGAATTCAAATAGATAATATCGTCTTATCAGGATACGCTTCAGCCATTGCAACACTTACCGAAGATGAAAAAGAGCTCGGGGTGGTGCTTATCGACATGGGTGGTGCCACTTGCAACATGGTTATTCACTCTGGAAATTCTATTAGATATAATGAATTTTTAGGTGTGGGCTCAGCAAATATAACAAACGACCTATCTATGGCGCTACATACTCCTTTACCAAAAGCCGAGGAGATAAAGATAAATTACGGCGCATTGATAAATAAATCCGTAGACCTTATCGAGCTTCCTATTCTTGGAGATGAAAGTAAAACTCACGAGGTTTCACTTGATATCATATCAAACGTAATTTATGCAAGAGCCGAAGAGACACTTATGATACTTGCTAAAATTTTAGAAGATAGTGGCTATAAAGATCTTATAGGCGCTGGAGTAGTTATCACCGGCGGTATGACAAAACTTGAAGGATTAAGAGATCTTGCGTCTGCTATATTTGACAAAATGCCTGTTCGCATAGCAAAACCAAAAGAGACTGAAGGACTCTATGAGATACTTAGAGAGCCTGCCAACTCTTGCGCTATAGGTCTTTGTATGTATGGAGCTGGCGAATTTACATCATACGAGATAGACTCTGAAAAGCGCATGAGATACCACGGGGAAATTATCTCAAAACCAAAAAATAGCTTTAATAAAATTTTTGAAGAAGAAAACGTAAAAGAAGATATAAATTTAAGAAATAAAACTTTTAATCCGTTTGAAGTTGAAGGTGTAGAAATAATCGGCAATGAACAAAAGGCTTTGGAGCAAAGAGTTGTTAAAAACGAACTTGCTAATATTGCTGATATAAGCAAACAAGATAAACAGCCAAATATCTTTACCAAATTTTGGCAACGACTTACACAATTATTTTAA
- the rsmH gene encoding 16S rRNA (cytosine(1402)-N(4))-methyltransferase RsmH, which translates to MQSPHVSVLLEEVLDVFKDTKGNFIDCTLGYGGHSSALLKANSNLNLIACDRDDEAIEFSKKKLSEFGERVRIYKSKFSGLIQILDQNDKKNVKGLLADIGVSSLQLDKNDRGFSINSDTLDMRMNQSDGLSAYDVINSYDKEKLAEILYKYAELTNANFIAQKIIEARKTKAITSAKELAGIVGTRPIKGRSVSPAILVCQAIRIEVNNELGELEMLLESIKNAKFNGCKVAIISFHSLEDRIVKNTFKEWAKECICPSFAIRCECGGNHALGKILTKKAITPSKEEIAVNSRSSCAKMRVFEFKG; encoded by the coding sequence TTGCAAAGCCCACATGTTAGCGTTTTACTAGAAGAAGTTTTGGATGTTTTTAAGGATACTAAAGGTAATTTTATAGATTGCACTTTAGGATATGGAGGACATTCGTCGGCACTACTAAAAGCAAATTCAAATTTAAACCTTATAGCTTGCGATAGAGATGATGAGGCGATAGAATTTTCCAAAAAAAAACTATCTGAATTTGGTGAGCGAGTTAGAATTTATAAGAGCAAATTTTCTGGATTAATTCAAATTCTTGATCAAAATGACAAAAAAAATGTTAAAGGACTGCTTGCTGATATAGGGGTTAGCTCTCTTCAGCTTGATAAAAACGATCGGGGCTTTAGTATAAATTCCGACACTCTTGATATGCGCATGAATCAATCTGACGGACTAAGTGCATATGATGTTATAAATAGTTATGATAAAGAAAAACTAGCTGAAATTTTATACAAATACGCAGAGCTTACAAATGCAAATTTTATAGCCCAAAAAATCATTGAAGCTAGAAAAACAAAAGCCATAACAAGCGCAAAAGAGTTGGCCGGTATAGTTGGCACAAGACCGATAAAAGGAAGAAGCGTAAGCCCTGCTATACTTGTTTGTCAAGCAATTAGGATAGAGGTAAATAACGAGCTAGGTGAGCTTGAAATGCTTCTTGAAAGCATTAAAAACGCTAAGTTTAATGGTTGCAAAGTAGCGATAATTAGCTTTCATTCTCTTGAAGATAGGATTGTAAAAAATACATTTAAAGAGTGGGCAAAGGAGTGCATATGTCCATCTTTTGCTATAAGATGTGAGTGTGGCGGTAATCACGCTTTGGGTAAAATTTTAACCAAAAAAGCCATAACGCCAAGCAAGGAAGAGATAGCTGTTAATTCTCGTAGTAGTTGTGCTAAAATGCGTGTTTTTGAGTTTAAAGGGTAG
- a CDS encoding peptidase M50, producing MLLNTFAPPFKLVGGYFIVGILFLIVSIFAFLMANFDTPTAFTTAGFVHIYLVGFVMSIIIGSLYQLTSVILEKPFFTINGAILNLTIYVIATLCFGFGLVFDENSITYVGAFLLFASLMFFCVTYFLSFIKNQKRNFAATALLCSSVFLLMGICFGTCLFLSMFGFLNFDFELLLRYHVYFVLGFIFFIIVGVASVLLPMFALVHDLKFILSKTSLIFYVMSGVLLCFDMKFALLSFVVAALCFILEALLILKKRVRKAFDYWNINVFISLVAFVFFCAFINSTRIDIAVFFLFFGFLYAFIVAHLYKIAPFLIWYHYIAPFVGKTKVPLLDDMVVKKPAYIAIFFNVAALVAYVFDIKYIALVCLLISTTLVAFNVVHIFKFIKFGVKHER from the coding sequence ATGCTTTTAAATACATTTGCACCACCTTTTAAGCTAGTTGGCGGTTACTTTATCGTTGGAATTTTATTTTTGATCGTTAGTATCTTTGCTTTTTTGATGGCAAATTTTGATACGCCAACAGCTTTTACTACGGCTGGATTTGTGCATATTTATTTGGTAGGTTTTGTTATGAGCATAATTATCGGTTCACTTTATCAATTAACTTCCGTGATACTTGAAAAACCGTTTTTTACCATAAATGGAGCTATTTTAAATTTAACTATTTATGTCATAGCCACGCTTTGTTTTGGTTTTGGGCTAGTGTTTGATGAAAATTCGATCACATATGTTGGCGCTTTTTTGCTATTTGCCTCGCTTATGTTTTTTTGCGTGACTTATTTTTTAAGTTTTATAAAAAACCAAAAGCGAAATTTTGCCGCAACGGCACTTTTATGTTCGTCGGTATTTTTGCTTATGGGCATCTGTTTTGGTACATGTTTGTTTTTAAGTATGTTTGGGTTTTTGAATTTTGATTTCGAACTGCTACTTAGATATCATGTTTATTTTGTGCTTGGATTTATATTTTTTATAATAGTAGGCGTAGCAAGCGTGCTTTTACCGATGTTTGCGCTTGTGCATGATTTAAAATTTATACTAAGTAAGACTTCGTTGATATTTTACGTAATGAGTGGAGTGTTGCTTTGTTTTGATATGAAATTTGCGCTTTTGTCGTTTGTTGTTGCGGCACTTTGTTTTATACTAGAGGCTCTTTTGATACTTAAAAAGCGTGTAAGAAAGGCATTTGATTATTGGAATATTAATGTTTTTATATCGCTTGTAGCATTTGTGTTCTTTTGCGCTTTCATAAATTCTACGCGGATTGATATTGCGGTATTTTTTCTATTTTTTGGATTTTTGTATGCTTTTATAGTTGCGCATTTATATAAGATCGCTCCATTTTTGATCTGGTATCATTATATAGCACCGTTTGTCGGCAAAACAAAAGTCCCTTTATTGGACGATATGGTGGTTAAAAAACCTGCATATATTGCGATATTTTTTAATGTAGCAGCTTTGGTGGCATATGTGTTTGATATCAAATATATCGCACTTGTTTGTTTGCTAATTAGTACTACTTTGGTTGCGTTTAATGTAGTGCATATTTTTAAATTTATAAAATTTGGAGTAAAACATGAAAGATAA
- a CDS encoding methyl-accepting chemotaxis protein encodes MLFIIKKVVINPLKLLSYRTKDLTSGEGDLKSRIPISSNDEIGEVSNNINTFIKQIADIVKRIQDGADEIKSQILTLRNSSLDLDKSSQDGREQAMRSHNFTKDIDDDFVQTKQMTENAVWLSNDSNKKLDTVIDLLEHVVDDINAASKNEQILADKTTQVATESKNIDQILGIINEISDRTNLLALNAAIEAARAGEYGRGFAVVAEEVRTLAEQTNQQIDDISKNSRSIISRVNELNDSLKENSRSIKKLSNNASELRAIAAQAQNANTNSIEMAKSIEERTDHSKENITELLAQSKKSVQLAELNEHTAQRLLEVANSLDAISQSFKMDLNKFKV; translated from the coding sequence ATGCTATTTATCATAAAAAAAGTTGTTATAAACCCGTTAAAGCTGCTTTCCTATAGAACAAAAGATCTAACAAGCGGAGAGGGTGATCTAAAAAGCAGGATACCCATCTCAAGTAACGACGAGATAGGTGAAGTTAGTAACAACATAAATACCTTTATCAAACAAATAGCCGATATAGTAAAACGCATACAAGATGGTGCAGATGAGATAAAATCGCAAATCTTAACACTAAGAAACAGCTCGCTAGACCTTGATAAAAGCTCTCAAGACGGAAGAGAGCAAGCTATGCGTTCACATAACTTTACAAAAGACATAGATGATGATTTCGTGCAAACAAAGCAGATGACCGAAAACGCAGTTTGGCTAAGCAACGACTCTAATAAAAAGCTAGATACTGTTATAGATTTGCTAGAGCATGTAGTAGACGACATTAATGCCGCTAGTAAAAACGAGCAAATCCTGGCCGATAAAACAACGCAAGTAGCTACAGAAAGTAAAAATATAGATCAAATTTTAGGTATCATAAATGAAATTTCAGACAGGACAAACCTTCTTGCGCTAAACGCAGCTATCGAAGCCGCAAGAGCCGGAGAGTATGGCAGAGGATTTGCTGTAGTTGCTGAAGAAGTGCGAACTCTTGCAGAGCAGACAAACCAGCAAATAGATGACATCTCAAAAAATTCAAGAAGTATTATCTCAAGAGTAAATGAGCTAAACGACTCCTTAAAAGAGAATTCAAGAAGTATTAAAAAATTAAGCAACAATGCAAGCGAACTAAGAGCAATCGCAGCACAAGCTCAAAATGCAAATACTAACTCGATCGAGATGGCAAAAAGCATAGAAGAAAGAACGGATCACAGTAAAGAAAACATAACCGAACTTTTAGCTCAAAGTAAAAAATCAGTCCAATTAGCCGAACTTAACGAGCACACAGCACAACGCCTTTTAGAGGTCGCAAACTCACTTGACGCCATATCCCAAAGCTTTAAAATGGACTTAAATAAATTTAAAGTCTAG
- a CDS encoding metal-sulfur cluster assembly factor, with product MKDKIYKELSTIVDPEVGFDIVSLGLIYDVVVDEDKAKVIMTLSTRSCPLHELILGWVNDAVLRVDGIKECNIDLVWEPAWTIQMARDEVKKALGA from the coding sequence ATGAAAGATAAAATTTATAAAGAGCTTTCGACGATAGTTGATCCTGAGGTCGGGTTTGACATAGTTTCTTTGGGGTTGATATACGATGTTGTAGTGGATGAGGATAAAGCAAAAGTTATAATGACGCTTTCAACTCGCTCTTGTCCTCTTCATGAGCTTATACTTGGCTGGGTAAATGACGCAGTTCTTAGAGTAGATGGTATAAAAGAGTGCAATATAGATCTTGTATGGGAGCCTGCGTGGACAATACAGATGGCTAGAGACGAGGTCAAAAAGGCTTTAGGAGCTTAA
- a CDS encoding ABC transporter ATP-binding protein: MNAVEVSNLNKIYHEGETNEFYALKNINLSIKSGDLVILKGVSGSGKSTLLSLIGGLSKPSSGEILINRQNVSKLPDIMASNIRHTQIGFVFQSFNLLEGLSVKDNVKAPLSILSLSKSQTEEMVQKAMQIANIAHKKDQNISSLSGGEKQRCAIARALVMEPSIILADEPTANLDKQNSLVFIQMLKKFKELKKTVIVATHDILFDDLDFVDEIVDVKNGEIL; encoded by the coding sequence ATGAACGCAGTAGAAGTATCTAATCTAAATAAAATTTACCACGAGGGTGAAACAAATGAATTTTATGCTTTAAAAAATATAAATTTAAGCATAAAGAGCGGTGATCTGGTGATATTAAAAGGAGTGAGCGGAAGTGGTAAAAGCACGTTGCTTTCACTTATTGGGGGGCTATCAAAGCCAAGTAGCGGCGAAATTTTAATAAACAGACAAAATGTTTCAAAGCTTCCTGATATCATGGCTTCAAATATCCGTCATACACAGATAGGATTTGTCTTTCAAAGTTTTAATTTACTTGAGGGACTAAGTGTTAAGGATAACGTAAAAGCCCCGCTAAGTATATTAAGTCTTAGCAAGTCACAAACTGAAGAGATGGTGCAAAAAGCTATGCAAATAGCAAATATAGCTCACAAAAAAGATCAAAATATATCAAGCCTAAGCGGAGGCGAAAAGCAAAGATGCGCTATAGCAAGAGCACTTGTTATGGAGCCAAGCATTATACTAGCCGATGAGCCGACCGCAAATTTGGATAAACAAAATTCTCTTGTTTTTATCCAGATGCTTAAGAAATTTAAAGAGTTAAAAAAGACGGTTATAGTAGCAACTCATGATATTTTATTTGATGATTTGGACTTTGTAGATGAGATCGTTGATGTTAAAAACGGTGAAATTTTATGA
- a CDS encoding ABC transporter permease: MVSKNFIDYAIKLLYKDRADHAFSFIIFTFIVFILSSVLFISSSIQNDLSLSIQNSPSVVVEAVRAGKKDTMHDGYIYDIKRINGVSDAWGVVDGYYYFGQKRIWFHIIGLDELDENEMIIGEGVKREMAELYYEDVFNFLTEHALIPIKINKIASHSSNIITNDVIYLNPTTARAVLSLEEGEYTKIYVDVPNENEISQVALSISNLYPNTQALSMEDRISDIRHLYYYKGGIFMVIYSAAMISFFILLKNQISLAYGSKKREIAILRSIGYAIKDIIALKFIQNFTVATSAFLLGVALAYIYIFIFNAPLLRNVFLGLEIENSVTFTPIVDFNMLFLIFLFSVIPFLAFVIIPSWRIAIADMSEAVK; this comes from the coding sequence ATGGTAAGTAAAAATTTTATCGACTACGCCATAAAACTACTTTATAAAGATAGAGCCGATCATGCTTTTAGTTTTATTATCTTTACCTTTATAGTTTTTATTTTAAGTTCGGTTTTGTTTATATCAAGTTCTATTCAAAACGACCTAAGTCTTAGTATACAAAACTCTCCAAGTGTTGTCGTGGAGGCAGTAAGAGCCGGTAAAAAGGACACCATGCATGACGGTTACATCTATGACATAAAACGCATAAACGGCGTAAGTGATGCGTGGGGCGTTGTGGATGGGTATTACTACTTTGGACAAAAAAGAATTTGGTTTCATATAATTGGCTTAGATGAGCTTGATGAAAACGAGATGATAATAGGCGAGGGTGTAAAAAGGGAGATGGCAGAGCTTTACTATGAAGATGTGTTTAACTTTTTAACAGAACACGCTTTAATTCCCATCAAGATAAACAAAATCGCTTCGCATAGTAGTAATATCATCACAAACGATGTCATCTATCTAAATCCCACAACCGCACGAGCGGTGTTGAGCCTGGAAGAGGGCGAATACACAAAAATTTATGTCGATGTTCCAAACGAGAACGAGATAAGTCAAGTCGCACTTAGTATCTCAAATTTATACCCAAACACACAAGCACTTAGCATGGAGGATAGAATTTCTGATATAAGACATCTTTATTATTATAAGGGTGGAATTTTTATGGTGATTTATTCGGCGGCTATGATCTCGTTTTTCATACTACTTAAAAACCAAATTTCATTAGCATACGGCTCAAAAAAGCGAGAGATCGCCATCTTGCGAAGTATCGGATATGCGATCAAAGACATAATTGCATTAAAATTTATACAAAATTTTACAGTGGCAACGAGTGCCTTTTTGCTAGGTGTGGCACTTGCTTATATTTATATTTTTATCTTTAACGCTCCATTATTGCGTAATGTTTTTTTGGGACTTGAGATTGAAAATTCAGTTACGTTTACGCCTATTGTTGACTTTAATATGCTGTTTCTTATATTTTTGTTTAGTGTGATACCGTTTTTAGCATTTGTTATCATACCATCGTGGCGTATAGCTATAGCAGATATGAGTGAGGCAGTAAAATGA
- a CDS encoding peptidylprolyl isomerase codes for MITWMQKNKKYLVVTIWISVIAFVGAGFVGWGAYDLNNNRATSVATVGHRNISVQELQQKYNQIYDYYSNIFDGQFTQEKAEEIGLENIAMQAVIQDNLLLNFADDIGLSVSDEDVLKYIVADPSFQTDGAFNKNLYYDVLRRARINPNDYEKNLKRQILMDKINFILKTTATQKDIELMNAAFFMQDRVAVEIIKSDKNEITVNENELKQLWENNKNNYMTDTLYGLQTLYIESNNIDVNATELTAYYNDNKDKYKDSDDKIIAFENAKEQVLKDYSLEKNKTQALEKYIAVKKGEISTDSEIYVTENNATFDMQEIKEANLGETIKPFIYQNGYLITKIKSITPPQPMSFEAAREQVLEIYKFDKSKEILESKTKAALANFKGKDIGFISRDLNQTIDGLEIHEAQAFVSQLLESPNKKGYIVLDDKAVIYEILEQKLLTNDINNNYKQLVEQNIANLKNSELMQDLTNELQKRYVVKEYIKR; via the coding sequence ATGATAACTTGGATGCAAAAAAATAAAAAATATTTAGTTGTAACAATATGGATAAGCGTTATCGCTTTTGTCGGAGCAGGCTTTGTAGGATGGGGTGCTTACGACCTAAACAACAACAGAGCGACATCAGTGGCAACCGTTGGTCATAGAAACATTAGCGTTCAAGAACTTCAACAAAAGTATAATCAAATTTATGACTATTACAGCAACATATTTGACGGTCAATTTACTCAAGAAAAAGCCGAAGAGATAGGTCTTGAAAATATAGCTATGCAAGCTGTCATACAAGATAACTTGCTACTAAATTTTGCCGATGATATTGGTCTTAGCGTTAGTGATGAAGATGTTTTAAAATACATCGTTGCTGATCCATCTTTTCAAACAGACGGAGCATTTAATAAAAATTTATACTACGATGTATTAAGGCGTGCAAGGATTAATCCAAACGACTATGAAAAGAATTTAAAACGCCAAATACTTATGGATAAGATAAATTTCATACTAAAAACAACAGCAACACAAAAAGATATCGAACTTATGAATGCAGCGTTTTTTATGCAAGACAGAGTTGCCGTTGAGATAATCAAATCTGACAAAAATGAAATCACAGTCAATGAAAATGAGCTAAAACAACTGTGGGAAAATAACAAAAACAACTATATGACCGACACTCTTTACGGCTTACAAACTCTATATATCGAGTCAAATAACATTGATGTAAATGCAACAGAACTAACAGCTTACTATAACGATAACAAAGATAAATACAAAGATAGTGATGACAAAATCATCGCTTTTGAAAATGCAAAAGAGCAAGTTTTGAAAGACTACAGCCTAGAAAAAAACAAAACACAAGCGCTAGAAAAATACATTGCCGTAAAAAAAGGTGAAATTTCAACAGACAGCGAGATATATGTAACTGAAAATAACGCAACTTTTGATATGCAAGAAATCAAAGAGGCAAATCTTGGCGAGACAATCAAGCCTTTTATCTATCAAAACGGCTACCTTATAACAAAGATCAAAAGCATCACGCCTCCTCAGCCTATGAGTTTTGAAGCAGCTAGAGAGCAAGTGCTAGAAATTTATAAATTTGACAAATCAAAAGAGATACTTGAGAGTAAAACAAAAGCAGCATTAGCAAATTTCAAAGGCAAAGATATTGGCTTTATTAGCAGAGATTTAAACCAAACTATAGATGGTTTAGAGATACATGAAGCACAAGCTTTTGTTAGTCAACTGTTAGAGTCGCCAAACAAAAAAGGCTACATTGTATTAGATGATAAAGCTGTTATTTACGAGATTTTGGAACAAAAGTTGCTTACTAATGATATAAATAACAACTACAAACAGCTTGTTGAACAAAATATTGCGAATCTTAAAAATAGTGAGCTTATGCAAGATTTGACAAACGAACTGCAAAAGCGTTATGTAGTTAAAGAATACATCAAAAGGTAA
- the ftsZ gene encoding cell division protein FtsZ yields the protein MSSFTVEENKSIYGAKIKVIGVGGGGGNMINHMIRENSALNIDLIVANTDAQALENSPAHTTIQLGEKKTKGLGAGMRPEVGKEAAQESYDEIKSALETSDIVFIASGLGGGTGTGAAPIVAQAAKEVGALTVAVVTIPFMFEGKKRRKLAEIGLSELRKESDSIVVIPNDKLLTLIDKKAGIKESFEIVDNVLARAVSGMSTIVLDSGKSDINLDFADVRTVMSHRGMALMGVGEAEGEDAAQEAMKNAIQSPLLDNMSITGAMGVLVHFRINPTCPLSDIHEAMAIIQDAADEDADIVFGTTTDEDAANNKVQVTIVATGFQSAKEEIEEKKEVESLNEAIKKERILRLQKVSGGYNSEDYMAQLDVPSYMRHQMD from the coding sequence ATGAGCAGCTTTACAGTAGAAGAAAATAAAAGCATATATGGCGCTAAGATAAAAGTTATAGGCGTAGGCGGCGGCGGCGGAAATATGATAAATCATATGATAAGAGAAAATAGCGCTTTAAATATTGATTTGATAGTGGCAAATACAGACGCTCAAGCACTTGAAAATTCTCCTGCACACACTACAATCCAGCTTGGCGAGAAAAAAACAAAAGGGCTAGGAGCCGGCATGAGACCTGAGGTTGGCAAAGAAGCCGCTCAAGAGAGCTACGACGAGATAAAAAGCGCACTTGAAACTTCAGATATTGTCTTTATTGCTTCTGGTCTTGGTGGCGGTACAGGAACCGGAGCCGCTCCTATTGTAGCACAGGCCGCAAAAGAAGTGGGTGCTCTAACGGTAGCAGTGGTCACTATACCTTTTATGTTTGAGGGCAAAAAGCGTCGCAAACTAGCCGAAATAGGACTAAGTGAACTTCGTAAAGAAAGCGACTCGATAGTTGTTATACCTAATGATAAACTTCTAACTTTGATAGATAAAAAAGCTGGTATAAAAGAAAGCTTTGAAATAGTTGATAACGTGTTAGCACGTGCCGTTAGTGGCATGAGTACCATAGTCCTAGACTCAGGCAAAAGCGATATCAACCTTGACTTTGCCGATGTTAGAACTGTTATGAGCCATAGAGGTATGGCGCTAATGGGCGTAGGCGAGGCAGAGGGCGAAGATGCTGCTCAAGAGGCTATGAAAAACGCTATCCAATCACCTCTTCTTGACAATATGAGTATAACCGGCGCCATGGGTGTTCTAGTGCACTTTAGGATCAATCCTACTTGCCCTCTAAGCGACATTCATGAAGCTATGGCTATCATACAAGATGCGGCTGATGAAGATGCCGATATCGTATTTGGTACTACAACTGACGAAGATGCGGCAAACAATAAAGTCCAAGTTACAATAGTTGCAACAGGCTTTCAGTCAGCCAAAGAAGAGATAGAAGAAAAAAAGGAAGTCGAAAGCCTAAATGAAGCCATAAAAAAGGAGAGGATCCTAAGACTTCAAAAAGTAAGCGGCGGATACAATAGTGAAGACTACATGGCGCAACTTGACGTTCCATCATATATGCGTCATCAAATGGACTAA
- a CDS encoding class II aldolase and adducin N-terminal domain-containing protein, with protein MELQHSINELKKISLSMFRKNFLGVFHGSISARVERNQFLINKQNAIFDDIKDSDLTLLFSKKDYRWNEASMDAYIHLNIYKNINEAKFICYAMPPYTTAYAMKHDKIEPKDYFGYMKFHQIHVYAPKQFEDWYERAETEIYRYMLEKNTNIVVIKGYGIYAFSRTPQQLAKEIAILENSCKLLYLSNYYEKFSSELY; from the coding sequence ATGGAACTCCAGCACTCCATAAATGAGCTAAAAAAGATTTCACTTTCGATGTTTAGAAAAAATTTCCTAGGCGTTTTTCATGGCTCTATCTCGGCAAGAGTAGAGAGAAATCAATTTCTTATCAATAAACAAAATGCAATATTTGACGACATTAAAGATAGTGATTTGACGCTACTGTTTTCAAAGAAGGACTATCGTTGGAATGAAGCAAGCATGGATGCATATATACACCTAAACATATACAAAAACATAAACGAAGCAAAATTTATATGCTACGCCATGCCTCCTTACACAACAGCCTATGCCATGAAACATGACAAAATCGAGCCAAAAGACTATTTTGGGTATATGAAATTTCATCAAATTCATGTTTATGCGCCAAAGCAATTTGAAGACTGGTATGAACGAGCAGAAACCGAAATTTATCGTTACATGCTTGAAAAAAATACAAACATCGTAGTTATAAAAGGATATGGAATTTACGCTTTTAGTCGCACACCACAGCAGCTAGCAAAGGAAATAGCGATACTAGAAAATAGTTGCAAACTTTTATATTTGTCAAATTATTACGAAAAATTTTCAAGCGAATTATACTAA